The following are encoded in a window of Pseudostreptobacillus hongkongensis genomic DNA:
- the trxA gene encoding thioredoxin has protein sequence MSKVLHLENNVDFDGLKNEGLVLVDFFATWCRPCQMLGPVLDELSEEVNYKIVKVDVDQFPDIAATYSVRSIPTLLLFNNGELKMTEMGYKSKAELIALVNTNK, from the coding sequence ATGAGTAAAGTATTACATTTAGAAAATAATGTTGATTTTGATGGATTAAAAAATGAAGGGCTAGTTTTAGTTGATTTCTTTGCTACATGGTGCAGACCTTGTCAAATGTTAGGTCCAGTACTTGATGAATTAAGTGAGGAAGTAAATTACAAAATAGTTAAAGTTGATGTAGATCAATTCCCTGATATTGCAGCAACATATTCAGTTAGAAGTATACCAACTTTATTATTATTCAATAATGGAGAATTAAAAATGACTGAAATGGGATACAAATCAAAAGCTGAGTTAATAGCTTTAGTTAATACAAATAAATAA